A window from Caulobacter sp. X encodes these proteins:
- a CDS encoding endonuclease/exonuclease/phosphatase family protein: protein MTFSVMTYNVEGLPWPVRTGRGEALKAIGRELAAMRRAGREPDVVLLQEGFRSEIWDLIDESGYPYVARGPNKGQRDPNMLNGQRPDFRRVKYRHKGEGLGKWGSSGLWVLSDHPINWVKSHAYHYCAGLDCLANKGVMLVSLDVPGVPTPVEVADTHLNSKGASGVPRSRATEAHHLQADELKRFMQEDRTPGAPLLVGGDFNVMHSADRFDHVMADYPFEVVSRWCHRRPGACDTQISYDGDAPWLDTQDLIGFLDGEQVTVTPVAVEATFDGASEPVLSDHDGYKVTFRLTPKG, encoded by the coding sequence GTGACGTTCAGCGTCATGACCTACAATGTCGAAGGTCTGCCCTGGCCTGTCCGCACCGGACGGGGCGAGGCGCTGAAGGCGATCGGTCGCGAGCTGGCCGCCATGCGCAGGGCCGGTCGCGAGCCCGATGTGGTCTTGCTCCAGGAGGGGTTCCGCTCGGAGATCTGGGACCTGATCGACGAGAGCGGCTACCCCTACGTGGCGAGGGGCCCCAACAAAGGCCAGCGCGATCCCAACATGCTCAACGGCCAGAGGCCTGACTTCCGGCGCGTCAAATACCGTCACAAGGGCGAGGGCCTGGGCAAGTGGGGCTCCAGCGGCCTCTGGGTGCTGAGCGACCACCCGATCAACTGGGTCAAGTCGCACGCCTACCATTACTGCGCGGGCCTGGACTGCCTGGCCAACAAGGGCGTCATGCTGGTCAGCCTTGACGTTCCGGGCGTGCCGACGCCGGTCGAGGTCGCCGACACCCATCTCAATTCCAAGGGCGCCTCGGGCGTGCCGCGCAGCCGGGCGACGGAGGCCCATCATCTGCAGGCCGACGAACTGAAGCGCTTCATGCAGGAGGACCGCACGCCGGGCGCGCCGCTGCTGGTCGGCGGCGACTTCAACGTCATGCATTCGGCCGATCGCTTCGACCATGTCATGGCCGACTATCCGTTCGAGGTGGTCAGCCGCTGGTGCCATCGTCGCCCGGGCGCCTGCGACACCCAGATCTCGTATGATGGCGACGCGCCCTGGCTGGACACCCAGGACCTGATCGGCTTCCTGGACGGGGAACAGGTCACGGTGACGCCCGTCGCCGTCGAGGCGACCTTCGACGGCGCTTCCGAGCCGGTGCTGTCGGATCATGACGGCTATAAGGTGACGTTCCGGCTGACGCCGAAGGGGTAG
- the dapF gene encoding diaminopimelate epimerase: MSRTFLKMNGLGNDFVVVQTLTQSFDPTPEEIRAIAKRDGGIGCDQVIAIDPPKAEGASAYVRFWNSDGEETGACGNGTRCVAWLLMQSAGKTEVAFDTVAGRLSGVAAGEKLVTVDMGPPRLAWNQIPLAEDMDTARVELQVGPIDAPWVHTPVCVSMGNPHVVFFVDAPVTDEFATKTGSLVEHHPLFPEGVNVGFAYVESRDHIRLKVWERGAGLTAACGTGACAAQVAAVRRGLTDRKAKVEFESGALTIEWRESDGHVIMTGPVSMDFAGKLPEAVAA; encoded by the coding sequence ATGAGCCGCACCTTCCTGAAGATGAACGGCCTGGGCAACGACTTCGTCGTGGTCCAGACCCTGACCCAGAGCTTCGATCCCACGCCCGAGGAGATCCGCGCGATCGCCAAGCGGGACGGCGGGATCGGCTGCGACCAGGTCATCGCCATCGACCCGCCCAAGGCCGAGGGCGCGTCGGCCTATGTGCGGTTCTGGAATTCCGACGGCGAGGAGACCGGCGCCTGCGGCAACGGCACCCGCTGCGTGGCTTGGCTTCTGATGCAGTCGGCCGGCAAGACCGAGGTCGCCTTCGACACCGTCGCGGGTCGCCTGTCGGGCGTCGCGGCCGGCGAGAAGCTGGTCACGGTCGACATGGGCCCGCCGCGCCTCGCGTGGAACCAGATCCCGCTGGCCGAGGACATGGACACCGCCCGGGTCGAGCTGCAGGTCGGCCCGATCGACGCCCCGTGGGTCCACACCCCGGTCTGCGTCTCGATGGGCAATCCGCACGTCGTCTTCTTCGTCGACGCCCCGGTCACAGATGAGTTCGCCACCAAGACCGGCAGCCTGGTCGAGCACCACCCGCTGTTCCCGGAAGGGGTCAATGTCGGCTTTGCTTATGTCGAAAGCCGCGATCACATCCGGCTGAAGGTCTGGGAGCGGGGCGCGGGCCTGACCGCCGCCTGCGGCACCGGCGCCTGCGCCGCCCAGGTCGCCGCCGTCCGCCGCGGCCTGACCGATCGCAAGGCCAAGGTCGAGTTCGAGAGCGGCGCCCTGACCATCGAATGGCGCGAGAGCGACGGCCACGTGATCATGACCGGACCGGTCAGCATGGACTTCGCCGGCAAGCTGCCCGAGGCGGTCGCCGCTTAA
- a CDS encoding trimeric intracellular cation channel family protein, with protein sequence MDVQLDPLGTALFWLDYAAAAVFGATGALAAARRKHDIITFGFFAAITGVGGGTLRDLLIGAPVFWVQRPGYIVACLAAATVVWLLGKRGWRFRALLWLDALGMAAYAVVGTAKALGLGVHPFSAVVMGVLTTAFGGVIRDVLAEEPNLLLRREIYITAALLGASVFAALKLAGLAFWPAGIAGFVAAFGLRACAIKFGWSLPGFMGEENADGQ encoded by the coding sequence ATGGACGTGCAACTTGACCCTTTGGGAACAGCGCTTTTCTGGCTCGACTACGCCGCGGCGGCCGTTTTTGGGGCAACCGGCGCCCTCGCGGCGGCCCGGCGCAAGCACGACATCATCACCTTCGGATTTTTCGCCGCGATCACCGGCGTCGGCGGCGGGACGCTGCGCGACCTGCTGATCGGCGCGCCGGTCTTCTGGGTGCAGCGCCCCGGCTACATCGTCGCGTGCCTGGCCGCCGCCACCGTCGTGTGGCTATTGGGCAAGCGCGGCTGGCGCTTCCGCGCCCTGCTGTGGCTGGACGCCCTGGGCATGGCCGCCTATGCCGTGGTCGGCACCGCCAAGGCGCTGGGGCTGGGCGTGCATCCGTTCAGCGCCGTGGTCATGGGCGTCTTGACCACCGCCTTCGGCGGCGTGATCCGCGACGTGCTGGCCGAGGAGCCGAACCTCTTGCTGCGCCGCGAGATCTACATCACTGCCGCCCTGCTGGGCGCCAGCGTGTTCGCGGCGCTGAAGCTGGCGGGCCTGGCGTTCTGGCCGGCGGGGATCGCGGGATTTGTCGCGGCGTTCGGCCTGCGGGCCTGCGCCATCAAGTTCGGCTGGAGCCTGCCGGGGTTCATGGGGGAAGAGAACGCCGACGGGCAATAA
- the mtaB gene encoding tRNA (N(6)-L-threonylcarbamoyladenosine(37)-C(2))-methylthiotransferase MtaB: MATYTVIKATPKPKPEVGEEGGPAVVSSGPDGVQVVTFGCRLNAYESEAIRARAAADGVTDAVVFNTCAVTGEAVRQARQAIRKARRERPGARVIVTGCAAQVDPAAFAAMPEVDLVLGNAEKAAPGALLETGRVRVNDIMSVKETAGHLIDGLKDRARAYVEVQNGCDHRCTFCIIPYGRGNSRSAPAAEVVEQVRKLAAEGYQEVVLTGVDVTSWGADLPEQPTLGQLVGRILRMVPDLPRLRLSSIDAAEIDPDLFALLETEPRLMPYLHLSLQAGDNLILKRMKRRHSREDALKLVSEVRRVRPDTAFGADLIAGFPTESDAAFENTLRLVEEADLAFLHVFPYSPRPGTPAARMPPVKGAVVKDRARRLREAGQRGLERHLQRQVGRVLSGLVERDGLARAEDFTEIRFEGEAPAGQIVAFKVTGHDGARVIAERVA, translated from the coding sequence ATGGCGACCTACACCGTCATCAAGGCGACGCCCAAGCCGAAACCCGAAGTCGGGGAGGAGGGCGGTCCCGCCGTCGTTTCCTCCGGCCCGGACGGCGTCCAGGTCGTGACCTTCGGCTGCCGCCTGAACGCCTATGAGAGCGAGGCCATCCGCGCCCGCGCCGCCGCCGACGGGGTGACCGACGCGGTGGTGTTCAACACCTGCGCCGTGACGGGCGAGGCCGTGCGCCAGGCCCGCCAGGCGATCCGCAAGGCCCGCCGTGAGCGGCCCGGCGCGCGGGTGATCGTCACCGGCTGCGCCGCCCAAGTCGATCCGGCCGCCTTCGCCGCCATGCCCGAGGTCGACCTCGTGCTCGGCAACGCCGAGAAGGCCGCGCCCGGCGCGCTGCTGGAGACCGGCCGCGTGCGGGTCAACGACATCATGTCGGTCAAGGAGACCGCCGGCCACCTGATCGACGGGCTGAAGGATCGCGCCCGGGCCTATGTCGAGGTCCAGAACGGCTGCGACCACCGCTGCACCTTCTGCATCATTCCCTATGGCCGCGGGAACTCGCGCTCGGCGCCCGCCGCCGAGGTCGTCGAGCAGGTCCGAAAGCTGGCCGCCGAGGGCTACCAGGAAGTCGTGCTGACCGGCGTCGACGTCACCTCGTGGGGCGCGGACCTGCCCGAGCAGCCGACCCTGGGCCAGCTAGTGGGCCGCATCCTGCGCATGGTCCCGGACCTGCCCAGGCTTCGCCTGTCGTCGATCGACGCGGCCGAGATCGACCCGGACCTCTTCGCCCTGCTCGAGACCGAGCCGCGCCTGATGCCCTACCTGCATCTGTCGCTACAGGCCGGCGACAATCTGATCCTCAAGCGCATGAAGCGCCGCCACAGCCGCGAGGATGCGCTGAAGCTGGTCTCGGAGGTCCGCCGCGTGCGCCCCGACACCGCGTTCGGCGCCGACCTGATCGCCGGCTTCCCGACCGAGAGCGACGCGGCGTTCGAGAACACCCTGCGCCTCGTGGAAGAGGCGGATCTGGCCTTCCTGCACGTCTTCCCCTACAGCCCGCGCCCCGGCACGCCCGCCGCGCGGATGCCGCCCGTGAAGGGGGCGGTGGTCAAGGACCGCGCCCGCCGTCTGCGCGAGGCGGGTCAGCGCGGCCTGGAACGCCATCTCCAGCGGCAGGTCGGCCGCGTGCTGTCGGGCCTGGTCGAGCGCGACGGCCTGGCGCGGGCCGAGGACTTCACCGAGATCCGTTTCGAGGGCGAGGCGCCGGCCGGCCAGATCGTGGCCTTCAAGGTCACCGGCCATGACGGCGCCCGGGTGATCGCGGAGCGGGTCGCCTGA
- a CDS encoding GFA family protein, protein MRLSGGCQCGAVRFRVDGDPGRASICHCRMCQKAFGGPFGALVTVNLADLTWTRGQRATFQSSDTIQRGFCAACGTPLTFEWSADKIDLAVFAFDDPSAVEPMVQLAVESRPAWMDHLADMPVRPPMGPGGTVVSRQHPDFDT, encoded by the coding sequence ATGCGCTTAAGCGGCGGCTGTCAGTGCGGCGCGGTGCGGTTTCGGGTGGATGGCGATCCCGGTCGGGCCTCCATCTGCCATTGCCGCATGTGCCAGAAGGCGTTCGGCGGACCGTTCGGGGCGCTAGTGACCGTCAACCTGGCCGACCTGACCTGGACGCGGGGCCAGCGGGCGACCTTCCAGAGCTCGGACACGATCCAGCGCGGCTTCTGCGCCGCCTGCGGCACGCCGCTGACCTTCGAATGGAGCGCGGACAAGATCGATTTGGCGGTGTTCGCCTTCGACGATCCGTCGGCGGTCGAGCCGATGGTTCAGCTCGCCGTCGAGAGCCGGCCGGCCTGGATGGACCACCTCGCCGACATGCCGGTCCGGCCGCCGATGGGGCCGGGTGGGACGGTGGTGTCGCGGCAGCATCCGGATTTCGATACTTGA